GGAGGGCGATCGGGGCGGGGGAGCTAGCGGCGGAGGATCCGCGCTACGGCTTCAGCCGCAGCCAGGCCTCGACGAGCGGGCGGGGCCCCTGGCTGGTGGGCAGCGCGACGCTGCTGGTGACCAACCCTTGGGCGATCCCCTGCGGCGCGAAGGCCGCCTGGAGGGGCAGGGCGCTGATGCCGTGCTCCGCCAGCGTCTGTAGCTCGCCCGCCTGCGTGCGACCATCGCCGTTGGCGTCGAGCCAGAGCTTCAGGCCGCCGAAGCCCGCGTCCTGCGCATCGACCAGGCCATCGCCCGTCCCGCCGTTAACCTCACGGTCGAGCTCGGCCAGCGCCGCGAAGCCGTCGCGACAGCGACCGTTGCCGCAGCGACCCACGTCGCCGAAGAGCTCCTGGACGGCGTTGATCCGGCCATCGTCATTGCGGTCGATCACGAGGAAGGCATCGCGCGGCCCGACCCAGCGCACCTGCTGCGGCCGCCCGCTGCCCAGGAGGTCGAAGGTCGCCCTGGGGGCTGCGCCCTCGGCCAGGCCGTCGCCGTCGAGATCGACGATCAGCGGGTCACCGCCGCCGCCACCGCCGCCGCCCGTGTCTGGTGGGACGCAGCGTCCGCCGGGCGACCAGGCTTCGAGCACCGCGGCTTCGAGCTGCCGCTGAAGAATCACGATCCGCTCGTCGATGCCGGCCGTGATGCCCTCGCGCCGGATCGTCTCGCCCTCCACCAGGCGGGGATTCACCAGGCTCAGGTCCGCGTTCTGGCACAGGCGGTTTGCGCTGACGAAGCGCTCGACGCTGCCGCGGGCGCGGGTCCGCATGCTGTCGGTGATGCGCCGCAGGTCCGTGCTACAGGTGCTGTTGACCTGCTCCAGGGCAGACGCCAGCTGCGCATCGGCGAGCGCCCAGCCCTGCTCGAGACCGAGCCGATAGGCCACGGCCTTGGCGTTGGTCTTGTCGTCGCACTGCGCCGCGGCGCGCAGCTCGTAGACCGCATAGGTGGCGGCCGCCGTGACGCCGCGCTGGGCACCCTCGACCTGCCAGGCCGTGACGAACGCCTGGGCCTGGTCGCTGAGGCAGGCGAAGCGCTCGCGCACGCTCTGCGCCACCGACTCCTCCGCGCTGGTGAGCTGATCCCTCGACTGGGCGACGGTGTCTTGGACCAGCCGCTCACAGCTCGTCCCTTCGACCTGCTCCGGCGCAAGCAGCGGGCAGTCGTAGTACTTCGAGAACTCCGACTGGGCGAGCAGCGCCAGGGAGATGCGGCCGAGCGGTTGCCGCAGCGCGGAGGTCATGGCGCCGCGCACGGGATCGGCGTTGGCCACCGTCCCGCCCGGCATCGGCGCACCGATGCGCTCGGCCGTGATCGAGGCGACGATCTGCGGGTCGATACCCTTATCCACCAGGCTCTGTTGCAGCGCGCCGATGAAGAGCGCCACGCCGCGCTCACGCCCCGTGGCGAGGCGCTCGTAGGAGCGCAGAATGGCGGTATAGGCCTCCGCCGCCGGGCTCGCTTCGAGCGGGTGTTGGCCCTGCGGGTCGGGGCTCAGCGCGGGGTCGGCCGCGTCCCTGTCGTCGGCGCCCGCACAGCCGAGGACGGGTAGCGCCGCAAGCAGCGCCAAACAAAGCCTTGAACCCGGTCGCGTGTAGCTGGGCATCCGTCTTCCCTCCATGCGATGGCCGGACCATCTGAGCGCTCATCTGTGAGCGCATTCGTTCTTCGGCCGCCCCACGCAGCCGACGCGCTTCCTATTTCGCACTCTGCCTTCTCACTCCGCATCGAAAGTGATGCATCGACCGTACCGACGACCGAAGTGCTCCGTGCCTCGTCCAATGAGACGATATCCCTTCAATTAGGTGTGGGGCCGTCGAGCGGGCACTGGGGGGTCGCGTACCGCCGAAACCCGAGGCTCAAGTGGTAGCGGCGCCGACCGGGGACCGCCGCTGGGTCGCGATAGACGCTAGAAATGAAAGAAAATACAAGGGCCTAGACTTGAAGTCAGCGGCCATGCGGATCCCCTGGGGGGTAGACCCCCTCCCTCCGGGGGACCGCCTCTCCACCGCCTTCGGGCGCATGGGCGACTCCGGCGGTGTCATCGAACCATCTGCATTTGCGCGGCATTCTTCGGACCGCGGCTGGCTCCTTGGCGCGCCGACGGCCCGCGCGCGGCCGCTTACCGATTCCCGCAGCGCGGATCGGCCGCGGCAGGCTTCGCAGCCAACCTGCCGTCGTGAAAGGGAATAGCCTTCCCGTCGACGCCCCAAAAGCGACCTGGTACAGTGGTTGCTGTCGCTGCTTCCCAACAGCAACCCGCCGCGATCGCCCAGTAAGCAGACGCGGTACAGTGGCCCGAGAGGCCGGAGGAGCGACCCATGAAGAGCCTAGTTGTCCGCCTGTGGAACGACGAGAGTGCAGTTTCCGCCACCGAATACGGCATCATCGCCTCAGTCATCGCCGTCGGTATCATCGCGGCGCTGGTGCTGCTCCGCAACAACCTGCGCACCCTCTTCAATCGCGTTTCTGGCACGGTGCAGAGCAGCGGCGGCTAGTAGCGCCTCCGGCTGGGCGCTGATGGATGGCGGGTGTGCCGCTGAGCGGGAGGCGGCTCGTTGCCGGTGCAGCGCAACGAGCCGCCACAGAGCGGAGGGAATCAGTGCGAGCCCGAAAACGCCATGGTGACCGTTCGGGGGAGCAGGGCGGGGCGGCGATCGAGTTTGCCCTCGTCCTGCCCCTCTTCCTCCTGCTCGTGGTTGCGATGCTCATTCTCGGTCAGATGTTGACGGTTCGCTCGGCGCTGGCCGGCGCCGTGTATAGCGCCGCCCGCACCTGCGCGCTGGCCCGCGATCCGAGCCAGGCCTGCGCCAACCGCGTCGTGACCAACAGGATGGGTTTCGTCGCCAATCAGGCGTGTGTTAGGCTGACCGTCGCGACGACCAATCCAGCCGAGCCGGGGTATCCTGCGGTCAATGCGTTCCAGGTCACCGCCACCTGCACGCAGCCGGGGGGCCTCGTCCAGGTGCTCCAGGCGCAGATTGGCGGGCAGCTGAATCAGGTCACCGCGCGCGCGGTGATGCCCTATTGAACCCCCTGGCGCTCGGCTGCGAGCGCGGAGTACGAGGCCAGCATGGCTCAGGTCACGACGCGCCGCGCTTCATCAGCAGCGACTGTCTTCTTCATGATCGCGGCCGTCGCCTGTGCGGCGGCCGCCGCCTGGGTGCTCTCGACGGTACTGGAGCGCAAGTACTCGGGCGATCCGGTTCAGTCGCTCGTCGTGGTCAAGTCGGCGCTGCCGGCGGGCCAAACCGTCGCTGCGGAGGCGCTGCGGCTCGCCGAGTGGCCGAAGAGCGCCATTCCTGACGGCGCCTTCAGCCGCATCGAGGATGCGCTGAAGGATGGGCGCGTGCCGCTGATTCCGCTCGTGCGGGGCGAGCCCTTGCTGCGCAGTCAGCTCTCCAAGGCCCACGCGGGCTTCGGGATCGCCGCCCTGATGGAGCGCGGTAAGCGCGCCGTCGCGGTGCCCTGCGCGGATCAGGTGACCCTCTCCCGGCTGGTCTACCCGGGCGCGCGGGTCGACGTCCTCAGCACCATCAACGACGAGGACGCCGAGGGGCATGCCTTGCTCAAGACCCGGGTCGTGCTGCAGGACGTCAAGGTGCTGGCGGTCGGGGAGGACATCGACCCCGTGACGATCGCCGCGCGACGGGCGAGCGCCGCGCGAAAGGATGACGACGCCGCGGCCGCTTCGACCCAGGACGACGCCGCTGCGGAGCGGCAGGCGCGGGGCGTCGTGACGCTGCTCGTGACGCCCGAGCAGGCCTCGATCCTCACCTTGGCCGCTCGTGACGGCCATCTCGACCTCTCGCTGCGCCATCCGGACGACCATGCTGAGGTGGTGACCAGCACCTTCAGCCGCCTGCGTTTCGCCGGGGACGAGCTGGACGCCGATCCCGAGGCCGCGCTATCGGGCGCGGGGCCTGGCGCCACCGGCGCGCGGGCGTCGGTGATTCAGCGCCGGCGTGCCAGCCCAAACACGGCCGCCGGGAGGGAGCGTCGCGGCGCGACGTTGCAGGAGAGTCCCGCGATTCGCATTCTGCGCAGCAGCGATGGACAGTAAATCTCGCCACGGAGAAGTCATGCCCTGCTCTTTCGCCGAGCCCTTCGCGCCCCGCCGGCAGCCTGAACTCGCGGCAGTCGCAACCACGCACGAGGCGCCGCGCCGGCGGAGACCTGCGTGGGCGCGCTGCCAGCTCCTGGTCGCCGCGCTGGCGCTTCTGCTAACCGAGACGGTGGCTTCGGGCGCGCCCCCGCTGGTGGTGCCTTTGCAGGACTCGAGGACGCTGCCCCTCTCAGCCGGGGTGGCGGAGATTAGCGTCTCCAGCGCCGATATCGCGGACGTCAAGGCGCTCGGTGGCGGCCGCCTGCTGGTCAACGGAAAGCGCCTCGGGCAGACACGGATCACGACCGTCGACCGCTCCGGCAACGTCGAGCATCACCTCGTCCAGGTCGTGCTGCCGGTCAACGAGCTGGCCGAGCGCTTGCGCGCGATCCTGCCCCGGCAGCGCATCGCCGTGCGCGCGGTCGGCAGCTCGCTCGCGCTGACCGGTGTCGTCGACGATGTGTTGGTTTCCCAACGCGCCGAGCGCATCGTGCAGGCGCACCTGGCGACGCTGGGCCTGGATCGCGAGCGGGCCTCGGTCCTGAACTTCCTCTCGATTCGGGGCAAGCAGCAGGTCCAGCTGCGGGTGAAGATCGCCGAGGTGTCTCGCACCGCGCTCCGTCAGATCGGTGTCAACGCCTGGTACCGTACGGCGGACCGTACGGGGGGATTGATGGCACCCGGTACGCAGCTCGGTGCGGCGCTGGCGCCCGATCTGGGCGAGACTGGCTCGGGACTTCAGATCGGGGGGGGGCAGAGTCCGGGCGCGGGACAGCTCTCCCCGCTGCCGCTGCTGACGCCGCCCTTCGCGACGGACGCCTTTGGCCTGCTCTTCGCCAGTCAGGACAGCTCGTCCTTCCCGCTGAGCATCGCCCTCAATCTCCTGCGCGGCAAAGGGATGGCTAAGGTGCTCTCCGAGCCGACGCTCGTCGCCTTCAGCGGCCAGAAGGCTGAATTCCTCGCTGGAGGCGAGTTCCCGGTGCCGATTCCGCAGGGGCTCGGCAACACGGGCATCGAGTTCAAGCGCTTCGGCGTGCAGCTCTCGTTCACGCCGACGGTGCTCGCAGATCATGCGATGCGCCTCAAGGTCGCCGTATCGGTCAGCGAGCGCGACCAGGGCAGCGCCGTGCTGATCCAGGGTACGAGCGTGCCGGGCCTCTCGACCCGCTTGGGCGAGACGACGGTGCAGCTGAAGAACGGGCAGAGCTTCGCCATCGCCGGGCTCTTGCAGGACAGGATCGAGAACAGCTCGAGTCGTGTGCCCCTGCTCGGCGATTTGCCGGTGATCGGCATGCTCTTTCGGCGCAATTCGTTTCGGCGCACGGAGACGGAGCTCGTGATTCTGGTGACCGCGAATCTCGTGCAGCCGCTGAAGGCCGGCGAGGTCCCTCCGCTGCCCGGCGAGGATGAGATCAGCGACCCGGGCGATGTACGCTTCTTCTTGCTCGGTGACATCGAGGTCAACAAGCGCATCAAGCTGAGCGGTCGCGGTGCCGCGGGACCGGTTGGATTCAATCCATGAAGCCGCCGGGGCGCGAGCCCAGCCGCCCGCTGGCCGTGCAGCCGGGCCTGGCCGGCGCCCCGCGGCCGCCCACCGGCGAGGCTCAGCGCGCGAATGTGCCCATGCGCCGCCCGGGCAACCTCGACCAGGTTCCGACGACCATTCTGCTCGAGCACGTGACGGGTCGCTCGCGCCAGGCGCGACGCGAGGTCAGCGCTCCTCTTCGCGCGGCGCCGCAAGAAGATGTCGTCAGGCGCAGCGCCGGCGGGCCCGAGCGCTTCGAACGCCCGCTTGCGGCGCCATTGACCGAGCAACAACCAAGCCCACTGGGACCCCGCGAAAGCGGCCACCACCAGCTAACGACGGTTCGCGCCAATCCCTACCAGACGGCGCAAGGTCAAGGAGCGCAGCCGGAGGCGGCAGCGACGCCGGCGATGCCAGTGGAAGCGCCCACGACCGCTGCGCGCGTCGGACAGGTCGTTGCCTTTTTCGCCACGCATGGCGGCACGGGCGCGACGACGCTGGCCTGCAACGGCGCCGCGGCGCTGGCCCGCCGGCAGCAGGCCACCTGCCTGGTCGACCTCGACCTTCAGCTCGGCGATGCCTTGACCGTGCTCGGCCTGGAGCCCAAGTGCGCGATGTCGCGGCTCGCCCACGAGATGGAGTCCTTCGACTGGGAGATGCTCGAGCCGATGCTGCCGCGCCACGGGTCGGGGCTGAGCGTCGTCTCGCAGGTCGGCAACCTCGAGGAGCTCGGCGAGCTGACCGTAGGCCGGATGCCGCAGGTGTTGCGCTACCTGCAAGGGCACTTCGCCTGCGTCGTCGTCGATGGTGTGCGCGACTTCGGCGATCACGCGCTGGCGACGCTCGACGTCGCCGATCGCGTGGTGCTGGTCGTCACCCAGGGTGTCTCGGCCGTGCGCGGCGCGTCGCGGCGACTGGCGATCTTTCGCCGCCTCGGCTACCCCGCGAGCAAGATCCAGATCGTCGTCAATCGCTACTCGCCGCGCCATCCGATCAGCCTTGCGGCCTTCACCGAGGCGCTCGGGCAGGCCCCCGTGGCGGTGATTCCAGAGGACGCCGCGACGGCGGGTCGAGCGGCCATGAAGGGGGCGCTCTTGCACGAGGTGGACGCTGGCGGTGCGGTCGATGGCGCGATCGAGGGGATGATTCACGGCCTGTTTGGCCTCGCCGCGCCGACGCGGCCCGTGGCCCGGCGTTGGTGGTCGCGCCGCCCCCGCTGAGCGGGGGTGGCGAGTTGAGGGGAGAGAGGTCCGCGGATGCGCATCTCGGAGCGAGTCAGTGGTCCGCCCAAGCCCGTGGCGGCGGCGCGCAGCGACGATCGGCTGGCCGAGGCCGGCGACCTCGATCCCCTACTCGAGCGCTTGCATGCCCAGGTCGTCGATCGCCTCGATATGACCCGCATCCGCGATCTCGACGCGGCGGGGCTGCGCGAGCGCATCGCGGCGCTCGTCGATCAGCTCCTGGCGCAGGCCGGGGTCGCGCTCTCTGATCGGCAGCGCACGCGCGTGGTCGGAGCGGTCGTCGACGAGATCATCGGCCTCGGGCCGCTGGAGCCGCTGCTCGCCGATCCCGCGGTCAGCGACATCCTCGTCAATACGGCGAGCAAGGTCTACATCGAGCGCAAGGGCGTGCTCGAGCTGACGCAGGTGCGCTTTCGCGACAACGCGCACCTGCTCAACACGATCAACCGCATCGTCGCCCGCGTCGGCCGCCGCATCGACGAGTCGTCTCCGATGGTCGATGCGCGCCTGCCCGACGGTTCGCGCGTCAATGCCGTGATCGGGCCGCTGGCGATCGATGGCCCCCTGCTCTGTATCCGGCGCTTCGGCACGGGGCCGGTGAAGGCGGCCGACCTGGTGCAGCGCGGCGCCCTCGACGAGGCGATGCTGCAGTACCTGCGCAGCGCGGTGCGGGCCAAGTGCAACGTGCTCGTCTCGGGCGGCACCGGCGCGGGCAAGACCACGCTGCTCAACGCGCTCTCGAGCTTCATCCCCGCGAGCGAGCGCATCTTGACGATCGAGGATGCGGCCGAGCTGCAGCTGCAGCAGGCGCACGTCGCGCGGCTCGAGACGCGTCCGCCGAACACCGAGGGTCGCGGTGAGATCAGCATTCGGGATCTCGTGCGCAATGCGTTGCGCATGCGCCCCGATCGCATCGTCGTCGGCGAGGTGCGCGCCGCCGAGGTGCTGGACATGATGCAGGCGATGAATACGGGCCATGAGGGCTCGATGACGACGATCCACGCCAACAGCGCGCAGGAGGCGACGACCCGCTTGATGGCGATGCTGGCGCTGGCGGGCACCCAGCTTGGCGAGCCGATGATGCGCCAGATGGTGGCCCGATCACTGCACCTGGTCGTCCACGTTGCGCGCTACATCGACGGTCAGCGCCGGGTGGCGATGATCGCCGAGGTCGTGGGATCGGACGACGCTGCCGTCAAGCTGCAGCCGGTCTTCGCCTTCGATCAGAGCGGAATCACCGCCACGGGCGCCGTCGTCGGCGCCTTCCGCGCGGTCGGCAGCAGCGCGCTCGGCGAGCGCTTCCGCGCCGCCGGCGCCGGCGCGCAGGGGAGTCGGCCCGCGCCCGCCGGCGAGGGGGCGCGTCGATGACCGCCTTGCGCATGCTCGCCATTCTCAGCGGGCTGGCGCTGCTCTTTCTCCTGCAAGCGGTCTTCTGGTGGCGGCGAAGCCTGCGCCAACGCCGCGCGGACGCGCTTCAGGAACAGCTTCGCCCACGCGAGTTCTCCCCGGCGCTGCCGGGGCAGAGGGCGGAGGAGGGGGGCGCGGGTTGGCTCGGTCGGCAGGATTGGGTCAAGCGCCTGGCGCCGGTGCTAGCGCAGGCGGGCATCGAGGCGTCGGCCGAGCGCTTCGTCTTCCGCGCGGCTGCTGCCCTGGTCGGCGTAATGCTTGTTGGATCGCTGATCGGTCGCGGCCCGGTCGCGGGCGTCCTGCTTGGGCTGATGACGGCGATCGGTGTTGGTGGCTACGTCGCCGCTCGGCGACGCTCGCGCCTGGCAGCCCTGGATGGCCAGCTCCCCCAGGCGCTCGATTTGATGGCCCTGAGCCTACGGGCCGGGCAGACCCTCGAGGGCGGGATTCGCCTGATCGGCGTCGAGACGGCAGACCCGCTCGGCGGCGAGCTACGCCGCTGCTACCACGAGTATGAGTTGGGTCGCCCGATCGAACAGGCGCTGGTGCAGATGGGTCAGCGGCTCGACGCCTCGCGCTCGCTCTCTACCTTCGTCGAGGCCGTGCTCGTGCTGAAACAGACTGGCGGCAACCTCGTCGAGGTGATCGACAAGATCGGGAGCACGCTGCGCGCCCAGGCCAGCTACGAGGCGCGCTTTCGTGCGCTGACCGCCGAAGGACGCCTCTCCGGCGTGATCTTGGCGGCGATGCCGTTGCTCGTCGTCGCCGGGGTGCTGCTCTCGGAGGGCTCCTATTTCGCGCCGCTCGTCGCGCGAGAAGGCGGACGCTGGTTTCTCGGGATCGCCGTGGTGCTTTGGGGCCTGGGAGTGTTCTGGATGTCGCGGCTGCTGCGACCGAGGGCCTAGAGAGAGATGCTGAACGAGCTCGTGATCGGCGGGACACTGGCGGCCTTTGCGCTGATCAGCCTGGCCCTTGCGGTCCGCGCGGTGCGTCGGCGAAGGGCGAGCCTTCCCTTCACTGATTCCTCCCCGGCCGAGCAGGTGCCCGCGACGCCGCTGGGGCAGCTCGGCGCTCGGCTGCGCCCCGCCGACGCGCACGAGCTCGGCGCGCTCAGATCGCGCCTCGCGCGCGCCGGGTTGCATAGCGAGGATGCCGTCGATCTCTACCTCAGCGTTCGCTTGCTGCTGTTGATCCTGCTCTTCATCGCCGTCCCCGTGGTCTTGTTTGCGCCCTTGAGCAACCTCGCGGTCAAGGTGCTGATCCTCGGCGCGCTGGTACTCTCGGTCGGCGTCGGACCCTCGATCTGGCTCGATGGTCGCACGAGGGAGCGCCTCTTCGCGCTGGGACGCACGTTGCCCTCGACCCTCGATCTGCTGGTGACCTGTCTTGACGCAGGGCTCAACCTCGAGCAGGGCCTGGCACGCGTCGTGGCGCGCGGGACGCAGCGCGGAGATATCTTGGCGCGCGAGTTGGGTATCGCGCTCGAGGAGATGCGCGCCGGGCTCTCGATGGGGGAGAGCTTTCGCCGGATGGCACAGCGCCTGGACCACCCCGATGTGCAGAACCTCGCCGCGTTGATCGGCCAGGCCAGCGCGCTCGGCGGCAACGTCTCTAGCGCCCTGAGGGCCCATGCCGAGGCGATGCGTGCGCAGCGGCTGGCCTTCCTCGAGGAGGAAGCGGGCAAGACCAACGCCAAGCTGACCCTTCCGCTCGTGCTCTGCCTGCTCGTGAGCATGCTGCTGATGCTCTTCGGGCCGGCGATTCTCGCGATCGCGAGCTTCTTCCAAGGGCAGGGGAGCTGATCAGTCGATGAACTCGTTTCGGGCCCTTGGACTGGTGGGATGCGCGCTGCTGCTCGGCGCGCTCGGCGCCTTTGGCTGTGCGACCGCTGCCGTGGCACCCGAGATTGGCCCGCCGTCGGCGATGAAGGCGGCCGACGTCGAGCAGGTCCAGCGCGCGATGGTGTGGCGGCTCGTCGAAGAGGGCGACTACGACCGAGCCCTGCCGCAGCTCCGCGGCTTGCTCGCCCAGTACCCACGCGATCCCGGGCTGCGGCTGCTGCTGGGCATCGTCTTGCGGGAGAAGCAGATGCACGGGCCGGCCCTGGCCGAGCTGAAGCTGGTCGTCCGCTGGCGTCCCGATAGCGCGCGGGCGCACGCCGCGCTCGGCGTCCTGCTCGATCAGCTCAGTCGCCACGACGAGGCCGAGCGGCATCACCGTCGCGCGGTGGCCCTGCGGCCGGGTGTGGCCGCGTACCACAACAACCTCGGCTTCTGTCTCTTCCTCAACCGCCGGCGTCCCGAGGCCAAGGAAGAGCTCGAGCTGGCGATCCGGCTCGATCCGACGCTGCGCCGCGCCTACAACAACCTCGGCTTCGTGCGCGGGCTCGATGACGACGAGGAAGAGGCGCTGCGCGCTTTTCGTCAGGCGGGCAGTCAGGCGATGGCCTGGACCAATATGGGCCTGGTGGCCGAGCTGCGCGGCCGCCCTCAACGGGCGCGGCTCTATTACGAGCGGGCGCTGCGGGAGCAGCCGGGTTTTTCCGCGGCGCAGCGCAATTTGCGCGCGCTCGAGCCCCAGGTCGACCGCAACGACGCGGCTGGGCCTTCCGGCGCGACGGTCCCTGCGGCTCTGCTCGGCGCCGAACCGGACGACAATGATCTCGAAGGCGCCGAGCCGGCCGTCGAAGGCGGCGCGACCTCCACTGCGGATCCGGCGCCGGCAACTGCGAAAACTCCCGCCGCGGGCGAGAAGGAGAAGCTCTAATGCTGCGAGTCGCTCTGTTGTTTGGCTTAGTGCTGGGCGCTTGTGCTGGCCCGCGCCACCTCAACCCGCGCACCGGCGAGGCCTACGCGGCTGCGGTCCAGCGGCAGGCGCGCATCGATAGCGAGGCGACGACCGTCGAGGCCACCGCGGAGGACGGTCAGGCGATCCTCGCGGGGATGCGCTCCGAGGGTGGCTCGGAGGGCGAGGCGAGGCAGCGCTCGGGCGGCCTTCAGCTCATGCCGCTGGCGCGCTGATGAACGCGGCGCGCCAGGGCGAGCAGGGCGGTATCGCGCTGATGACCGCGTTGATGCTCACGGTGCTCGTCGCCATGGGCGTCGCCGTGGTGCTCTTCGGCCAGCTCTCTTTTCACCGGCGCACCCTGCAGAGCGCCGCCGATGCCCTGGCGCTCGCCGCCGCCTATAGTCTCGAGCAGAATGGCCTGCCCTACAGGGCCCCGCGCGACGCCCTCCGTTTCGCCACCGCCAACAGCCAGCTCGCGCTCCGCCCGCAATTCGGCGCCCGCACAGAGAACTTGGCTAACAACGTGGCCGACGTCGACGTCGGGCTGAGGGCGACCTTCGACTTCGGCGCCAGGGTGCCGCTGCTCGATCGGATCTTTCAGATCAACGCCACGGCTCGAGCCCAGATCAACGTCGCGCGCTTCGGCACCGTCTGGCCGGCCGTGGTGATGGTCCTGGACGCTTCAGAGTCGATGCGCTACCCGATCCTGGCCGCCAACGGGCGTTCCGCCTTTCAGGTGATGCAGTCGGTGCTGACAGCCTATACGGCGCTGACGCTGCCGGTGCGCAACGGGTTGATCGTCTTCAGCGACGGCGTGACCCAGAACGTGGCGCCCTCGGCCGCCAACCTGAGCAACGCACGGGCGATCGGCAACGCCCTGACCGCTGCTGCGCCCAACGGGCGCACGAACGCTGCAGCCGCGTTGGACGCCGCCCGCGCCCAACTCGCCGGGATTGCCGGCGGGCATAACGCCGTGCTGATCTCCGACGGCGAGCCCACCCTGGGCGGCCCTTGTGCGCCGCACGCGGCCTGTCATTTCAATGCGGGGACGCAGGCCGGAGCCCGCTTGCGCGCCCGCGCCCAAGGGGCCGCGGCGATCTTCACCGTCGAGATCAGGCGCACCAACTACGCCACTCAGGCCTCCGACTTCCTGATCGGGGTCTCCGGGCTGCCCGGCAGCGCCGGCGGCGATGGTTCGATGCGCTACCTGGCGCAGGATACGCTGGGCATCACGATGTTCATCGCCGGGCTGACGCGTGCCATCTGCGCCTTCGGACCGCTCGTCCCTGGCGCTGGGGCACCCGCGAGCGCGCGTCGCCCGCGGGCCGTCACGCCGAACTTGCTCACACCGCGCCAGCGCGTCTTCACCTTCATCCGCCAGCCGAATGGCAACGAGGTCGCGGTGCCGCTGCTGGCGGACAATGACCGCGATCGCCATCCACGGGATCCCGGCTTCCAGTACTGGCGCGACGCCGTGCGCGGGGAGGATTGGGTCATCCTCACCGAGCGCTCCTGCCAATTCCTCGGGGGCGACGGGGCTCGGACGGTGGTCGTGCGCTGGGATGATGCGCAGCTCATCCCGAGCACCTGAGGCGGACCAGCTGAGGCCCCCCGCGGCTGCTCGCGGCGCGGGCGGGCCTCAGCGCGTGCCCCGGGTTAGCCGAGGTTCTCGGCCGCGAAATCCCAGTTGAGCCGCGTCTCGATCAGCGCCTTGACGTAGTCCGCGCGGCGGTTCTGGTAGTCGAGGTAGTAGGCGTGCTCCCACACGTCGATCG
The Pseudomonadota bacterium DNA segment above includes these coding regions:
- a CDS encoding tetratricopeptide repeat protein encodes the protein MNSFRALGLVGCALLLGALGAFGCATAAVAPEIGPPSAMKAADVEQVQRAMVWRLVEEGDYDRALPQLRGLLAQYPRDPGLRLLLGIVLREKQMHGPALAELKLVVRWRPDSARAHAALGVLLDQLSRHDEAERHHRRAVALRPGVAAYHNNLGFCLFLNRRRPEAKEELELAIRLDPTLRRAYNNLGFVRGLDDDEEEALRAFRQAGSQAMAWTNMGLVAELRGRPQRARLYYERALREQPGFSAAQRNLRALEPQVDRNDAAGPSGATVPAALLGAEPDDNDLEGAEPAVEGGATSTADPAPATAKTPAAGEKEKL
- a CDS encoding VWA domain-containing protein; the encoded protein is MNAARQGEQGGIALMTALMLTVLVAMGVAVVLFGQLSFHRRTLQSAADALALAAAYSLEQNGLPYRAPRDALRFATANSQLALRPQFGARTENLANNVADVDVGLRATFDFGARVPLLDRIFQINATARAQINVARFGTVWPAVVMVLDASESMRYPILAANGRSAFQVMQSVLTAYTALTLPVRNGLIVFSDGVTQNVAPSAANLSNARAIGNALTAAAPNGRTNAAAALDAARAQLAGIAGGHNAVLISDGEPTLGGPCAPHAACHFNAGTQAGARLRARAQGAAAIFTVEIRRTNYATQASDFLIGVSGLPGSAGGDGSMRYLAQDTLGITMFIAGLTRAICAFGPLVPGAGAPASARRPRAVTPNLLTPRQRVFTFIRQPNGNEVAVPLLADNDRDRHPRDPGFQYWRDAVRGEDWVILTERSCQFLGGDGARTVVVRWDDAQLIPST